Proteins co-encoded in one Streptomyces sp. NBC_01237 genomic window:
- a CDS encoding helix-turn-helix domain-containing protein: MDTGRIGRRIAYWRERRGFTQADFGRLMGQTRRWVQDLEGGQRQQDPRISVLIRAADVLRVPLEHFLTDGPSAAPSASTPPSETLAVIDVLYQADSGDKAPPSPAELRRRLTYCCEAFQACHFGALGRDLPALIVGSGRAAAQAGAESWEAHVLHSRVLQLAASFLHKYGQATAVQAAVVADRALAAADRSGDAVAIGAASRRVAKSLAHQDRPTAAVDFAVGAARRLRCGLAAAGPLGLSTLGMLYLAAAVAASALDRTPARVETAGDHLDQAAEVADQQGADLNQDWTNFGPTNVGLHRIDVLTRFEDGWSALDAAEDMDDTAVRSLAPERRAQHLITVARAQLLTRKKEAAAASLVEASRLAPEEFKGRPSTVSLVKEVVGAMPVPPGDLRALAVQCGLHA, translated from the coding sequence GTGGACACTGGACGCATCGGCCGCCGCATCGCCTATTGGCGTGAGCGGCGCGGCTTCACCCAGGCCGACTTCGGTCGGCTCATGGGGCAGACCCGCAGGTGGGTACAGGACCTGGAAGGCGGCCAACGCCAGCAGGACCCGCGCATCTCGGTGCTCATCAGAGCGGCCGACGTCCTGCGCGTCCCCCTGGAGCACTTCTTGACCGACGGCCCCTCAGCAGCGCCCTCAGCATCGACACCCCCCAGTGAGACGCTGGCAGTCATCGACGTGCTGTACCAGGCGGACTCCGGTGACAAGGCCCCGCCGTCGCCAGCCGAACTCAGGCGGCGGCTGACGTACTGCTGCGAAGCGTTTCAGGCGTGCCACTTCGGGGCGCTCGGGCGGGACCTTCCTGCCCTGATCGTCGGGTCCGGGCGCGCTGCGGCACAGGCCGGAGCCGAGTCATGGGAAGCGCATGTCCTGCACTCGCGCGTCCTCCAGCTCGCGGCGTCCTTCCTGCACAAGTACGGGCAGGCGACGGCCGTACAGGCGGCGGTCGTCGCTGACCGCGCCTTGGCCGCCGCCGACCGGTCCGGCGACGCGGTCGCCATCGGCGCCGCGTCCCGTCGGGTCGCCAAATCCCTTGCACACCAGGACCGTCCCACAGCAGCTGTTGACTTCGCCGTCGGCGCCGCGCGCCGCCTTCGTTGCGGCCTTGCAGCGGCTGGGCCGCTGGGCCTGTCCACTCTCGGAATGCTGTACCTCGCGGCCGCCGTGGCCGCGTCCGCCCTGGACCGCACACCGGCCCGCGTGGAAACCGCCGGCGACCACCTTGACCAGGCCGCCGAAGTCGCCGACCAACAGGGCGCAGACCTGAATCAGGACTGGACGAACTTCGGACCCACGAACGTCGGGCTGCACCGGATCGACGTCCTGACCCGTTTCGAGGACGGCTGGTCAGCCCTGGACGCCGCCGAGGACATGGACGACACTGCGGTCCGCAGCCTCGCGCCCGAGCGCCGGGCCCAGCACCTCATCACGGTGGCACGCGCTCAGCTCCTGACACGGAAGAAGGAAGCGGCGGCAGCGTCCCTCGTGGAGGCGTCGCGATTGGCCCCGGAGGAGTTCAAGGGCAGGCCCAGCACCGTTTCTCTGGTGAAGGAAGTAGTCGGAGCGATGCCCGTTCCACCGGGAGACTTGCGTGCGCTGGCGGTGCAATGTGGACTCCACGCATGA
- a CDS encoding flavoprotein → MTHVLYLIACAAGPTQYVDEGIRQAQARGWDTCLVLTPSAARWWDPRIGELEELTGHRIRSQYKLPGEMDSLPKADAMLVAPLSCTSLNKWGNGISDTLALGLPSEGVHMGVPVTAMPYFNRAQGAQPAVARSIADLRAQGVTFLDGPSGYEPHPPKQGDPRSFPWHAALDAIESSAGDAP, encoded by the coding sequence ATGACCCACGTCCTGTACCTCATCGCCTGCGCGGCCGGACCCACCCAGTACGTCGACGAAGGCATCCGCCAAGCACAGGCTCGTGGCTGGGACACCTGTCTCGTCCTGACCCCGTCCGCCGCCCGCTGGTGGGACCCGCGCATCGGCGAGTTGGAGGAGCTGACCGGGCATCGGATCCGCTCGCAGTACAAGCTGCCCGGCGAGATGGACTCACTACCGAAGGCGGACGCCATGCTCGTCGCCCCGCTGTCCTGCACCAGCCTCAACAAGTGGGGCAACGGCATCTCCGACACGCTTGCGTTGGGGCTGCCCTCGGAGGGCGTACACATGGGCGTGCCAGTGACAGCGATGCCGTACTTCAACCGCGCGCAGGGCGCTCAGCCTGCCGTGGCCCGCAGCATCGCGGACCTCCGGGCACAGGGCGTGACCTTCCTCGACGGTCCTTCCGGGTACGAGCCACACCCACCGAAGCAGGGCGACCCGCGGTCTTTCCCTTGGCACGCCGCGCTGGACGCGATCGAGTCGTCGGCTGGGGACGCACCGTAA
- a CDS encoding GNAT family N-acetyltransferase, translating to MDFPQQVIELGDMTLRRFDREADLPELFGVIKESLEHLGPWVPWVAEHSLAKTADFLTRRHEAWDEGRDFTYAIVLDRAIVGACQLFRRDDSPVDSREIGYWLHPAATGRGVATRAARALVDQAFRLPGVDYVEVVHDPANRASAAVPARLGFTEHPRRLAEGLDPAEPGKDQVWRLTRHQANVVSPEAC from the coding sequence ATGGACTTTCCACAGCAGGTGATAGAGCTGGGCGACATGACACTGCGCCGTTTCGACCGCGAAGCGGACCTTCCGGAGTTGTTCGGGGTCATCAAGGAGTCGCTGGAGCACCTGGGCCCATGGGTACCGTGGGTTGCCGAACACAGCCTGGCCAAGACCGCCGACTTCCTGACCCGCCGCCACGAGGCCTGGGACGAAGGCCGGGATTTCACCTACGCGATCGTGCTGGACAGGGCCATCGTCGGCGCCTGCCAGCTGTTCCGACGTGACGACAGCCCGGTCGACAGCCGCGAGATCGGCTACTGGCTGCACCCGGCCGCCACGGGCCGCGGCGTGGCCACCCGGGCCGCGCGCGCCCTGGTCGACCAGGCCTTCCGCCTCCCCGGCGTCGACTACGTCGAGGTCGTCCACGACCCGGCCAACCGCGCCAGCGCAGCCGTCCCCGCCCGACTCGGCTTCACCGAACACCCTCGCCGCCTCGCCGAGGGCCTCGACCCGGCGGAACCCGGCAAGGATCAGGTCTGGCGGCTGACCCGCCATCAGGCGAACGTGGTCTCCCCAGAAGCCTGTTGA
- a CDS encoding formylglycine-generating enzyme family protein: MDARAGIEMIAIPPGRITLSDRRTQRSWPVELAPYRLATFPTTQALYAEITGQRPSTADGDRLPVEGVSWWAALRFCNALSRREGFVPVYHLHADGEGVEWDASADGYRLPTEAEWEHACRAGTTGPHYGPLDEIAWYRGNSQERIHDVGGKRPNPWGLHDMLGNVWNWCWDIYDAEVYGSYRVLRGGGWFDEHWSCRASARRRSHPSFQVDDVGFRVARSVTG, translated from the coding sequence ATGGACGCACGCGCGGGAATCGAGATGATCGCGATCCCTCCGGGGCGGATCACGCTGTCGGACCGACGGACGCAGCGCAGTTGGCCGGTCGAACTCGCGCCCTACCGGCTCGCCACGTTCCCGACCACACAGGCGCTGTACGCGGAGATCACCGGTCAACGGCCGAGCACCGCCGATGGCGACAGGCTGCCCGTCGAGGGTGTCTCCTGGTGGGCCGCCCTCCGGTTCTGCAACGCGCTGTCCCGACGCGAGGGGTTCGTACCCGTCTACCACCTGCATGCCGACGGCGAAGGTGTCGAGTGGGACGCATCCGCCGACGGGTACCGGCTGCCGACCGAAGCCGAGTGGGAGCATGCCTGCCGTGCCGGTACGACCGGCCCGCATTACGGCCCGCTCGACGAGATCGCCTGGTACCGGGGCAACTCGCAGGAGCGCATCCACGACGTGGGCGGCAAGCGGCCCAACCCGTGGGGCCTTCACGACATGCTCGGCAACGTCTGGAACTGGTGCTGGGACATCTATGACGCGGAGGTCTACGGCAGCTACCGGGTGCTGCGCGGCGGCGGCTGGTTCGACGAGCACTGGAGCTGCAGGGCCTCCGCGCGGCGCCGCAGTCATCCGAGCTTCCAGGTCGACGACGTGGGGTTCCGCGTCGCGCGCTCCGTCACGGGCTGA
- a CDS encoding class I SAM-dependent methyltransferase: MPETSVAHFYDELADDYHLIYTDWDASIRRQGGALDALIGQDRAAVLDCSCGIGTQAIGLALRGHRVTGTDLSPRAAARAAREAARRSLNLPTAAADMRRLPFPDSRFDTVVCADNSLPHLLTEQDVRAALAEMRRVLRPAGLLLVSTRHYDDLLRDRPASTPPQVHRTTDDEERTVTFQLWNWHGDGEHYDLEHFQLLPAEEEWRVQVRRTTYWALGQDRLAGLVAEAGFADPQWRMPQETGFFQPLLVARAGE, encoded by the coding sequence ATGCCCGAGACATCGGTGGCGCACTTCTACGACGAACTGGCCGACGACTACCACCTGATCTATACAGACTGGGACGCGAGCATCCGTCGGCAGGGGGGCGCCCTGGACGCCCTGATCGGACAGGATCGCGCGGCGGTCCTCGACTGTTCCTGCGGCATCGGTACGCAGGCCATCGGCCTGGCACTGCGCGGACACCGCGTCACCGGGACCGACCTCAGCCCCCGCGCCGCCGCCCGCGCCGCCCGTGAGGCCGCCCGTCGGAGCCTGAACCTGCCCACGGCCGCTGCCGACATGCGACGCCTCCCGTTTCCTGACAGCCGGTTCGACACCGTCGTCTGCGCCGACAACTCGCTGCCTCATCTGCTGACTGAGCAGGACGTACGCGCCGCCCTGGCCGAGATGCGCCGCGTGCTGCGTCCCGCCGGCCTGCTGCTGGTCAGCACACGCCACTACGACGACCTGCTGCGCGACCGCCCGGCTTCGACGCCTCCACAAGTCCACCGGACCACCGACGACGAAGAACGAACCGTCACCTTCCAGCTCTGGAACTGGCACGGCGACGGCGAGCACTACGACCTGGAGCACTTCCAACTCCTCCCGGCAGAAGAAGAGTGGCGTGTCCAGGTCCGCCGGACCACCTACTGGGCACTCGGCCAGGACCGGCTGGCCGGCCTCGTGGCCGAGGCCGGGTTCGCCGACCCCCAGTGGCGAATGCCGCAGGAGACCGGCTTCTTCCAGCCGCTGCTCGTGGCCCGCGCCGGCGAGTAG
- a CDS encoding ATP-binding protein, with the protein MRDAANPYAAAHIQVWEGREAIRKRPGMYVGSTSERGLHHQVFEVSDWAVNEVLAGHAGRVDVALESDGCVRVAIDGPGIPVEAAGHTGEPSLEELLTRMYTGPRRGGRRSVEVGLFGMGPFVANALSSRLTGEVRREGVRWVQRFDRGAAVGPPSSEGPTTGTGTVIAFRPDADVFGTAVCSFDTLAEHFRTLAFLNRGLDISLTDRRPAGGPRSERFLFPGGAKDFVAFIAARAGTSEGTGVLGFAYEDPRIAGSVEVALMWSHTFTGGIQSFANCVPTPGGGPHVVGFREGVAAAVNAFVQERQPLTRIDAGPGPDRFDDGLTAVVSVKLDRPEFEGSTRGTLAHAEVRESVALAVRDHLSTWLAADPRRASAVVSRIATDGRAAGA; encoded by the coding sequence ATGAGGGACGCCGCGAACCCGTACGCCGCCGCCCATATTCAGGTGTGGGAGGGCCGGGAAGCCATCCGGAAACGCCCGGGGATGTACGTGGGATCGACCAGTGAGCGCGGGCTGCACCACCAGGTGTTCGAGGTCTCCGACTGGGCGGTGAACGAGGTCCTCGCCGGTCACGCCGGCCGCGTCGACGTCGCGCTGGAATCCGACGGCTGCGTGCGGGTCGCCATCGACGGGCCGGGGATTCCGGTCGAGGCCGCCGGGCACACCGGCGAACCCAGCCTCGAAGAGCTGCTGACCCGGATGTACACCGGGCCGCGGCGCGGTGGCCGCCGATCTGTGGAGGTGGGCCTCTTCGGCATGGGGCCCTTCGTCGCCAACGCCCTGTCGAGCCGTCTGACAGGAGAGGTCCGGCGCGAGGGGGTGCGATGGGTACAGCGCTTCGACCGCGGTGCTGCGGTCGGCCCGCCCTCGTCCGAGGGACCCACGACGGGAACCGGAACCGTCATCGCGTTCCGGCCCGACGCCGACGTCTTCGGTACGGCGGTGTGCTCGTTCGACACGCTGGCAGAGCACTTCAGAACACTGGCCTTCCTCAACCGCGGCCTCGACATCTCACTGACCGACCGGCGCCCTGCGGGCGGGCCACGGTCGGAACGGTTCCTCTTCCCGGGCGGTGCCAAGGACTTCGTCGCCTTCATCGCGGCGCGGGCCGGGACGTCCGAGGGGACGGGCGTCCTCGGTTTCGCGTACGAGGATCCGCGGATCGCCGGGTCCGTCGAGGTCGCGCTGATGTGGAGCCACACCTTCACGGGCGGCATCCAGAGCTTCGCGAACTGCGTGCCCACCCCCGGCGGGGGGCCGCATGTGGTGGGCTTCCGGGAGGGAGTGGCGGCAGCGGTCAACGCCTTCGTACAAGAGCGGCAACCGCTGACGAGGATCGACGCCGGTCCCGGACCCGACCGGTTCGACGACGGCCTCACCGCGGTCGTCTCGGTGAAACTCGACCGCCCCGAGTTCGAGGGCTCCACACGCGGCACCTTGGCCCACGCCGAGGTGCGCGAATCCGTCGCGCTGGCCGTTCGGGACCATCTGAGCACGTGGTTGGCAGCGGACCCCCGGCGGGCATCGGCCGTGGTCAGCCGGATCGCGACCGATGGGCGAGCGGCCGGGGCCTGA
- a CDS encoding SRPBCC family protein, with protein MARNRRLILSTPSEVWDLLSDGHRYGEWVTGTRRVLAADAHWPQAGARLKVRVGAGPLTIDDTCVVRICEPRHRLELEAKADPFGAARIAMNLTPWGENTLFTLDWHPLRGPGTRMHGLPVDYLMAIRNGMMLTKLARIALREHSGDA; from the coding sequence GTGGCCCGGAACCGCCGTCTGATCCTGAGCACGCCGTCCGAGGTCTGGGACCTGCTGTCCGACGGCCACCGATACGGGGAGTGGGTGACGGGCACTCGGCGGGTCCTCGCCGCGGACGCGCACTGGCCGCAAGCGGGCGCCCGTCTGAAGGTCCGGGTCGGGGCCGGTCCCCTGACCATCGACGACACCTGCGTCGTCCGCATCTGCGAACCGCGACACCGCCTTGAGCTGGAAGCGAAGGCAGATCCGTTCGGCGCGGCCCGCATCGCCATGAACTTGACCCCCTGGGGCGAGAACACCCTGTTCACACTCGACTGGCACCCCCTCCGGGGCCCCGGCACCCGGATGCACGGACTCCCCGTGGACTACCTCATGGCGATCCGCAACGGAATGATGCTGACGAAGCTGGCCCGGATCGCGCTGCGCGAGCACAGCGGAGACGCCTGA
- a CDS encoding SDR family oxidoreductase: MIVVTGATGNVGRPLTQALAEAGEQVTAVSRHAAAVPDGVRHVTADLAEPTSLAPVLDGAKALFLLLSGDLHAPGARPTDIIDLAAAGGVSRIVLLSSQGVATRPLGPTRIAMRAVEDALRESGPDWAVLRPGGFASNALAWAESVRTQGTVAAPFGDVGVPVVDPVDIAEVAAACLLDERHTGGVFELTGPEVITPRQQAEAIAAALGSPVRFHELTREEAKAAMTRFVPPELADDTLDIIAAPNPAELGISPDVERVLGRAPSSFSDWVTRSMAAFR; this comes from the coding sequence ATGATTGTGGTTACTGGGGCTACCGGGAATGTGGGCCGGCCTTTGACGCAGGCCCTGGCCGAGGCGGGCGAGCAGGTGACGGCGGTGTCACGGCACGCGGCCGCGGTGCCGGACGGAGTCCGGCATGTGACGGCCGACCTGGCCGAACCGACGAGCCTCGCCCCCGTGCTGGACGGGGCGAAGGCGCTGTTCCTCCTGCTGTCCGGCGACCTGCACGCCCCCGGAGCCAGGCCGACCGACATCATCGACCTGGCCGCGGCCGGCGGGGTCAGCCGGATCGTCCTGCTGTCTTCGCAGGGCGTGGCGACCAGGCCGCTCGGCCCGACGCGGATCGCGATGCGCGCGGTGGAGGACGCGTTGAGGGAGTCCGGCCCGGACTGGGCCGTCCTGCGACCGGGCGGCTTCGCCTCCAACGCCCTGGCCTGGGCGGAGTCCGTCCGCACGCAAGGGACGGTCGCCGCACCCTTCGGTGACGTCGGGGTTCCGGTCGTCGACCCGGTGGACATCGCCGAGGTCGCGGCGGCCTGCCTGCTCGACGAGCGGCACACCGGGGGAGTCTTCGAGCTGACCGGGCCCGAGGTGATCACGCCGCGTCAGCAGGCGGAGGCCATCGCCGCCGCGCTCGGCTCGCCGGTGCGGTTCCACGAACTCACCCGCGAGGAGGCCAAGGCCGCGATGACCCGGTTCGTGCCGCCGGAGCTCGCCGACGACACCCTGGACATCATCGCCGCCCCGAACCCGGCCGAACTGGGGATCAGCCCGGACGTGGAACGAGTGCTCGGCCGTGCCCCGAGCTCCTTCAGCGACTGGGTCACCCGGAGCATGGCCGCTTTTCGCTGA
- a CDS encoding winged helix-turn-helix transcriptional regulator produces the protein MKEGAQLTQGEAGNRYDVFHTDCPARDMVDHVTSRWGIWVLISLRSNDLRFFELRDSIQGISEKMLAQTLRALVRDGLVWREVEPTTPPQVTYGLTEFGQDIGEPLTDLFDRITQRLESDGTSATERRPRSVGHGAAEQLSG, from the coding sequence ATGAAGGAAGGCGCGCAGCTGACGCAGGGCGAGGCGGGCAACCGGTATGACGTGTTTCACACGGACTGCCCTGCGCGCGACATGGTCGACCACGTGACCAGCAGGTGGGGTATCTGGGTGCTGATCTCCTTGCGGAGCAACGACCTTCGGTTCTTCGAGCTGCGCGACAGCATCCAGGGCATCAGCGAGAAGATGCTCGCTCAGACGCTGCGCGCGCTGGTCCGGGACGGACTGGTCTGGCGGGAGGTCGAGCCGACGACCCCGCCCCAGGTCACCTACGGGCTGACGGAGTTCGGCCAGGACATCGGTGAACCACTGACGGACTTGTTCGACCGGATCACACAGCGGCTGGAGTCCGACGGAACGTCCGCCACGGAACGTCGGCCACGGAGCGTCGGCCACGGAGCGGCTGAGCAGCTGAGCGGCTGA
- a CDS encoding helix-turn-helix transcriptional regulator, protein MATAQDRQRVILGEISDLCAARPAASELFRSLAGLLHDELGFEAGCFHGSDPVSGFPTSTLPYGLDPADFQEAAQLEFSSADSTTFDAIRASGRSVQSLLRATEELPELSVRYRQMLEPRSYVDELRVTFDSHGGRWGCAAFMRGRRHGPFTTDDIRLMERAGPHISAALRHSQLSLEAPSEAGPTDGEAASPVGAVVIVGADGSLVSADERAEVLLAEQSRDELLIHGIPSGLAALAEYARESAEARRKPDCRTSIRTRQGQWLTLQASVLRGAAPGQVAIVAMPSSPAQRLPVELMAYGLTPREQDVALGALRGHSTRLIAEQLSLSPLTVQDHLKSIFDRTGVRSRRDLVALLMADRTRTAHLPPC, encoded by the coding sequence ATGGCCACTGCACAGGACCGGCAGCGCGTGATCCTCGGTGAGATCTCCGATCTCTGTGCGGCTCGCCCGGCCGCGTCCGAGCTGTTCCGGAGTCTGGCCGGACTGCTGCACGACGAGCTCGGGTTCGAGGCCGGATGCTTCCACGGGAGCGACCCGGTCAGCGGATTCCCCACATCGACGCTGCCGTACGGTCTCGATCCGGCCGACTTCCAGGAGGCCGCCCAACTGGAGTTCTCCAGCGCGGACAGCACCACCTTCGACGCCATCCGCGCGTCCGGCCGGTCCGTGCAGAGTCTCCTACGGGCCACCGAGGAGTTACCGGAACTCAGCGTCCGCTACCGGCAGATGCTCGAACCCCGGAGCTACGTCGACGAGCTCCGGGTCACCTTCGACAGCCATGGCGGCCGGTGGGGCTGCGCCGCGTTCATGCGGGGGCGCCGGCACGGGCCGTTCACCACCGACGACATCCGGCTGATGGAACGGGCCGGGCCCCACATCAGCGCCGCCCTGCGGCACTCCCAGCTCTCACTCGAAGCTCCTTCGGAGGCCGGTCCGACCGATGGCGAAGCCGCCTCACCCGTCGGCGCCGTGGTGATCGTCGGCGCGGACGGGTCCCTGGTCTCGGCCGACGAACGTGCCGAGGTCCTGCTGGCCGAACAGAGCCGGGACGAGCTTCTGATCCACGGCATCCCCAGTGGGCTGGCCGCCCTGGCGGAGTACGCCCGCGAGTCGGCCGAAGCACGGCGGAAACCCGACTGCCGAACCAGCATCCGTACCCGGCAGGGCCAGTGGCTGACCCTTCAGGCTTCAGTCCTGCGCGGCGCGGCCCCGGGTCAGGTGGCCATCGTCGCGATGCCCTCCTCGCCGGCCCAGCGGCTGCCGGTCGAACTCATGGCGTACGGGCTGACCCCTCGCGAACAGGACGTGGCTCTCGGAGCGTTGCGCGGCCACAGCACCCGGCTGATCGCCGAGCAGTTGTCGTTGAGTCCGCTGACCGTGCAGGACCACCTCAAGTCCATTTTCGACCGTACCGGGGTCCGCAGCCGCCGGGACCTGGTGGCCCTGCTGATGGCCGACAGAACCAGAACCGCGCATCTCCCGCCCTGCTGA
- a CDS encoding RICIN domain-containing protein: protein MPSSVKRLVLAAVLALAAMLLSPGGASATPPPSTVVFNQQSARCPKENVTDRPDMVICDENHGSVRWQFTPVAGFPGVHTINSNSFAGACLAADQGGGGVTIKACDGSTLQMWRITANQVASPLYDLVGMRLTSVSSGQCLDNKPKSGGWMIYLFGCNNGTYQQWNINKAAFKELTGGHLGMTWANLEQRTDNVVHVGSDAATNAYYGDTTPLTALPLLCLNQDGRPAPAGIPAGGFHSWARGQVKATSPLAGTLLTSRAAADQICANNFGAGWRTAEFHDGEGWSFWANGTLPTGTRFWTAIDNQPANPWD from the coding sequence TTGCCCTCGTCCGTCAAACGACTCGTCCTCGCCGCCGTCCTCGCGCTGGCCGCGATGCTGCTCAGCCCGGGAGGCGCCTCCGCCACCCCGCCACCCTCGACCGTGGTGTTCAACCAGCAGTCCGCGCGCTGCCCCAAGGAGAACGTCACCGACAGACCCGACATGGTCATCTGCGACGAGAACCACGGTTCCGTCAGATGGCAGTTCACCCCGGTCGCCGGCTTCCCCGGGGTACACACGATCAACAGCAACTCCTTCGCCGGTGCCTGCCTGGCAGCCGACCAGGGGGGCGGGGGCGTGACGATCAAAGCCTGCGACGGCAGCACCCTCCAGATGTGGCGGATCACCGCCAACCAAGTCGCCTCCCCGCTCTACGACCTGGTCGGAATGCGCCTGACCAGTGTGTCCAGCGGCCAGTGTCTGGACAACAAGCCGAAGAGCGGCGGCTGGATGATCTACCTGTTCGGTTGCAACAACGGCACGTACCAGCAGTGGAACATCAACAAGGCCGCCTTCAAGGAGCTGACCGGCGGTCACCTCGGAATGACCTGGGCCAACCTCGAACAGCGCACGGACAACGTCGTGCACGTGGGCAGTGACGCCGCTACCAACGCGTACTACGGCGACACCACCCCGCTCACCGCGCTGCCGCTGCTCTGCCTGAACCAGGACGGCCGCCCCGCCCCCGCCGGAATCCCGGCGGGCGGCTTCCACAGCTGGGCCCGTGGTCAGGTCAAGGCCACTTCCCCGCTCGCCGGAACGCTGTTGACCAGCCGGGCGGCAGCGGACCAGATCTGTGCGAACAACTTCGGCGCGGGCTGGCGCACCGCCGAGTTCCACGACGGCGAGGGCTGGTCCTTCTGGGCGAACGGCACTCTGCCGACCGGAACCCGGTTCTGGACCGCGATCGACAATCAGCCGGCCAACCCCTGGGACTGA
- a CDS encoding Fic family protein produces MILDLAPHCLSWDEVDPGRHSFDSGSAAKAVHLLGPARRVPRRPDVAFAEPEMRAWTRDEAEPWANAMSYALVRHYGRWAVGWRWSHDEGDFDGGPVGHWCCPRDSITTPRETLDRVVSALCEWRGWLENLAGWFEAYPLEPADIEDQRILWECAARNLILQVTDRTGCGSGWHGHCRQVLTWFLSHWGVAPETAQELVDQAIGGRFKSWTGPDTVLVDDIAETLALALSPEDCAPPDEPAPDHLETWLAVRGTVPWQQVDDSDPGGPVTPSHDGAAEDIRGFDRAVDSARANGMLAALELLRADAARSAPLDFELLRRWQRHVLNTPQPPPFRTLPAFAKEGRERYGIGTDTRARFDACLAEGAADNDSSLPLTARAARVYLDICFFHPFDDGNARSAFLALVYVLAREGITLGSVGMLRRVTFHADDSQDALALARYINAHLADTRRHAPPPAPGEVGPP; encoded by the coding sequence GTGATTCTCGATCTGGCACCGCACTGTCTGAGCTGGGACGAGGTGGACCCGGGCCGCCATTCGTTCGACAGTGGATCGGCGGCGAAGGCGGTGCACCTGCTCGGGCCGGCGCGTCGCGTACCGCGCCGCCCTGATGTCGCCTTCGCGGAACCGGAGATGAGGGCATGGACCCGGGACGAAGCCGAGCCCTGGGCCAACGCCATGTCGTACGCCCTCGTCCGACACTACGGCCGCTGGGCCGTGGGGTGGCGCTGGTCGCACGACGAAGGTGACTTCGACGGCGGGCCGGTCGGGCACTGGTGCTGCCCGCGGGACTCGATCACCACCCCGCGGGAGACACTCGACCGAGTCGTCTCCGCGCTGTGCGAGTGGCGGGGATGGCTGGAGAACCTGGCCGGATGGTTCGAGGCGTACCCGCTGGAGCCGGCCGACATCGAGGACCAGCGAATTCTGTGGGAGTGCGCCGCCCGCAATCTGATACTCCAGGTGACCGACCGCACCGGTTGCGGCAGCGGCTGGCACGGGCACTGCCGCCAGGTGCTGACCTGGTTCCTCAGCCACTGGGGAGTCGCGCCCGAGACCGCTCAGGAGCTGGTCGATCAGGCGATCGGCGGCCGGTTCAAGAGCTGGACCGGCCCTGACACCGTCCTGGTGGACGACATCGCGGAGACTCTCGCACTGGCGCTGTCGCCGGAAGACTGCGCACCCCCCGACGAGCCCGCCCCGGATCACCTGGAGACATGGCTCGCGGTCCGCGGGACCGTTCCGTGGCAGCAGGTCGACGACTCCGACCCGGGCGGACCGGTCACCCCGTCGCACGACGGAGCCGCGGAGGACATCCGCGGCTTCGACCGCGCCGTCGACTCCGCCCGCGCCAACGGCATGCTCGCCGCCCTGGAACTGCTGCGGGCTGACGCGGCCCGCAGCGCCCCACTCGACTTCGAACTGCTCCGACGCTGGCAGCGGCACGTCCTGAACACACCGCAGCCACCGCCGTTCCGCACCCTGCCCGCGTTCGCCAAGGAGGGCAGGGAACGCTACGGCATCGGCACGGACACCCGCGCCCGATTCGACGCCTGCCTCGCCGAAGGCGCAGCGGACAACGATTCGTCCCTCCCCCTGACCGCCCGCGCCGCACGCGTCTACCTCGATATCTGCTTCTTCCACCCCTTCGACGACGGCAACGCCCGATCCGCCTTCCTCGCCCTCGTCTACGTCCTCGCCCGTGAGGGCATCACCCTCGGCAGTGTCGGAATGCTCCGTCGCGTCACCTTTCACGCGGACGACTCCCAGGACGCCCTCGCTCTCGCCCGGTACATCAACGCTCACCTCGCAGACACCCGACGCCACGCGCCTCCTCCGGCTCCCGGAGAGGTTGGTCCTCCTTGA